From the Candidatus Krumholzibacteriia bacterium genome, the window CAGCTTGGCGCCGGACCTGGTGAGCATCACGTTACCGGGCTTCAAGTCGCGGTGGACGATCCCCGCGCGATGCGCGCGGTCGAGCGCATCCGCAATCTGGATGCCGATCCGGATCAACTCCGGAATCGGGATCGGGCCCTTCGCGAGCCGCTGCCCCAGCGTGTCACCCTCAATCAGTTCCATGACCAGGTAGTCGGTCTCGCCTTCGCGGCCCACGTCGAACAGCACGCAGATATTGGGGTGGTTGAGCGAGGAAACCGTCTTCGCTTCACGCTCAAAGCGTGCGCGCACCTCCGGGTTGGACGAGAGGTGCTGCGGCAGCACCTTGATGGCGACATCGCGCCCCAGGCGCGAATCGCGCGCGCGGTACACCTCGCCCATGCCGCCCGCGCCGAGCGGGGAGAGGATTTCGTACGGGCCGAGTTTGGTGCCGGGGGTGAGTTGCATTCGCGGGAGTGTACCGGATACTGCGGCCGGGCCGCTACCGCTGACCGAGTGTCGCGACCCAGTTGTTCACGACCGCCAGCGGAACCGCTTCATCGCCACCCAGCGCGTCGATGACGAAGTTCTGGCCGTCGGCGGTGACGTCCATGGTCTGTGTGATGATGCGCTGGAACACCTGGAACAGCGCCTTCTCGCCCGCGAGGTGGAACTCACCGCCGCTGCCATCCACGCTGGCGGCCATGATCATGCCGTCGGGACGCACGTAGAACAGCTCCTTGCCGTCACCGCGCCAGCGCGGACGATCGCCACCGCCGCCGGAGACCTGCCAGCGCGCCGAGAGGCCCTGGCCCGCGGCGGGCATGGGCGACACGTACACCTCGGAGCGGCCGGACACCCCCGCGGAGAACGCGATCCAGCGACCATCGGGCGAGAACTGCGCGCCCACGAAGTTGTCGGATTCCGGAACCAGCACGCGTGGCGGCGTGGCGCCGGAAATCGGCGCGATGTTCAACGAGCCATGCGGTGTTCCCGACGCGTTTCCGATTCCGCACAACAACCACCTGCCATCCGGCGACACCGATATCACCCACATGTCGTGGTCGGGGTTTTCGAGGATCTGGCGTTCGGCGCCCGAGCCGTCGGCGCGCACGGTGAACACGCGATAGCGGCCGCCGCGGAGCGCCGAGTAAAGCAACTCGCGGCCGTCGGGAAGCCACACCGGCTGGGTCTCGTCGCTGGGGTCGGTGGAGATGCGGGACTTGGTCCCCGTCACACGGTCGATGATCCAGATGTCCGCGAGCGGCAACTGCTGCCACTCCACCGCCACGCGCCGCCCGTCGGGCGACAGGTCCAGGTTGAGATAGTTGCCGAACCCGGTGAGGTTCTTCAGCCTCACACCGGAGCGGTCGTACCACGATACGCGGTTGGTGCCGGTGCTGCCGCCGAAACCGTAGACCAGGATCCCGTTGTCCGACGTGGTGATGGGCGCCTTCCACGTGGAGCCGTCAATCTGCACCACCTCGCGCGTCGCGCGCGGTGATCCCTTGAGCTCGCCGCGCACCGGGTCGAACTCCTGCGCCATGAGCGTGCTGTCGCGCACGAACAGCAGGTATCCCTGCGAATAGATGGCGTCGCTCTTGCACGCGAAGAGGCGGCGCTGTTCGCTGCCATCCACCGACGCCCAGTAGATGCCGGAGGAACTACCCTCCGCGTCGGTGTGCAGCGCGGACAGGTAGATGACGTGCTTTGCATCCGGCATGACACACGGGAAACGGTGCGTGGTTGCAGTGGTCGTGTCGAGGGTCGTCACCGCGGTCAACGGTCCACCCGTGGCGGCCACACGGTACAGCGGGCCGCTGAAGGCACGCGCGAAGACGATCACGCCGTCGCGCGACCACGTGCCGCCGCGCGCGGTATCCACGGAATCGGTGAGCGTGATCACCGAGTTCTGCTCCAGGTCGAAGCGCTTGAGCTTGGTGGGACCAAAGAACGCAATCGACTTGCTGTCCGGCGACCAGAAGGGATAGCTCGCCTCGTCGGTGCCGGGTAGCGGGTGGGGCGTGAACTCGTCGAGCCGCCGCAACCATAGCCGCTTGCCGGCGCCACCGCCCACCGCCGAGAACACCAGCATGGTGCCATCGGGCGAAAGCGCGGGGGGACCCGAGTCATCGCCGGTAACCTCGAGCCGCGTTCCCGCCGGCGCGGCGATGGTGGTGCGCGTGACGGTGTCGGACACGGGCGCGCGCAGCGTGAGCTGCCGGCCCAGTACGCCGGCCACGAGCGCGAGCGCCACTGCGAGAACCCAGCCCAGCCGACCACGGCTGCGGCGTTTCTTTGTGACGATCTTCGGAATACCCGCCTGCGAGCCGCCCTCGGTCACCCACGCCAGTTGCAGCTTCACGTCGTGCGCGCTCTGGATGCGGTCCGCGGCGTCCTTCACGAGGCACGCACCGATGAGTCGGTCCAGTGCGGGCGGCGTGAGCGGCGCCACCTGAGAAATCGGCGCGGGTTGCGACCCCATGATGGACGTGATCAGCGACGCCTGGCTCTTGCCGTCGAACGCGCGCCTGCCGGTGGCCATCTCGTAGAGGACGCAGCCCAGCGCCCAGATGTCGCTGCGCGCATCGGCTTCCTTGCCCTCGAGCTGCTCGGGCGACATGTACTGGAAGGTGCCGATGATGGTGCCCTCCGCGGTGAGCGGGTGCGCGGCCGTCGGCGACTGCGTGAGTCCCGCGATCGTGGCGCCGCTCTCGGACGACCCCGCGAGCCCGGTGGCGCGCGCGAGGCCGAAGTCCATGAGCTTGGACCCGCTCCGGGTCAGCATCACGTTGCCGGGCT encodes:
- a CDS encoding serine/threonine-protein kinase, encoding MSATLVPGTRLGPYEILSPLGAGGMGEVYRARDTRLGRDVAVKVLPQHLSSNAEVRARFEREAKTVSSLNHPHICTLFDVGREGDTDYLVMELIEGETLTERLAKGPMPMPDVLRIGTEIADALDRAHRAGIVHRDLKPGNVMLTRSGSKLMDFGLARATGLAGSSESGATIAGLTQSPTAAHPLTAEGTIIGTFQYMSPEQLEGKEADARSDIWALGCVLYEMATGRRAFDGKSQASLITSIMGSQPAPISQVAPLTPPALDRLIGACLVKDAADRIQSAHDVKLQLAWVTEGGSQAGIPKIVTKKRRSRGRLGWVLAVALALVAGVLGRQLTLRAPVSDTVTRTTIAAPAGTRLEVTGDDSGPPALSPDGTMLVFSAVGGGAGKRLWLRRLDEFTPHPLPGTDEASYPFWSPDSKSIAFFGPTKLKRFDLEQNSVITLTDSVDTARGGTWSRDGVIVFARAFSGPLYRVAATGGPLTAVTTLDTTTATTHRFPCVMPDAKHVIYLSALHTDAEGSSSGIYWASVDGSEQRRLFACKSDAIYSQGYLLFVRDSTLMAQEFDPVRGELKGSPRATREVVQIDGSTWKAPITTSDNGILVYGFGGSTGTNRVSWYDRSGVRLKNLTGFGNYLNLDLSPDGRRVAVEWQQLPLADIWIIDRVTGTKSRISTDPSDETQPVWLPDGRELLYSALRGGRYRVFTVRADGSGAERQILENPDHDMWVISVSPDGRWLLCGIGNASGTPHGSLNIAPISGATPPRVLVPESDNFVGAQFSPDGRWIAFSAGVSGRSEVYVSPMPAAGQGLSARWQVSGGGGDRPRWRGDGKELFYVRPDGMIMAASVDGSGGEFHLAGEKALFQVFQRIITQTMDVTADGQNFVIDALGGDEAVPLAVVNNWVATLGQR